In Pigmentibacter ruber, a genomic segment contains:
- a CDS encoding TIGR04552 family protein, which translates to MKEIQNQLANKGLTENYLSSINSPWNIPWQEFEVILGIKNSYSQRNLNFQTIAQAEVFLKNCGFDLANQLHIKQFEQFFGESIFFIRHVLFTEQEREKFVVPSQIIHITNPCELLINASSFDPRKRYLRLWCCSILKVMYAISNLQFSGRLHIIDDAREQIFKRIKNILQPSHHSSHSEPIICQFKNAVIHLNKVEWKEAKTRTSIVLKLLHKPDSIVDDVFDYLGVRFVVQNSNEIPLLLKLLIEADIIIPHQVVSIRTRNSLLNIRHPKKIFSFLKDLNSCGTLTDLEFENMCKNMSWSAQTNDDNNKRSNTFSSQHYRSLQFTVRHLVRTPNPAYLVLESMTNQLRRYTGILRQEPWMESVIPQYFAHYFPIEIQMMDQESYEMAKFGPASHEQYKANQLKAVRERVLSNLLTFSSEKLTTQDI; encoded by the coding sequence TTCCCTGGCAAGAATTTGAGGTGATCCTTGGAATAAAAAATTCCTATTCTCAACGCAATTTAAATTTTCAAACCATAGCACAGGCTGAAGTCTTTTTAAAAAATTGTGGTTTTGATCTGGCAAATCAATTACATATAAAACAGTTTGAACAGTTTTTTGGGGAATCTATTTTTTTTATCCGACACGTTTTATTTACAGAGCAAGAACGTGAAAAATTTGTTGTACCCTCACAAATTATTCATATCACAAACCCATGTGAACTTTTAATAAATGCAAGTTCATTTGATCCAAGGAAAAGATATCTCAGACTTTGGTGTTGTTCCATTTTAAAAGTAATGTATGCCATTTCTAATTTGCAATTTAGCGGTAGACTTCATATTATTGACGACGCGCGAGAACAAATCTTTAAAAGAATCAAGAACATCCTGCAACCATCACATCACTCTTCGCACTCTGAACCAATTATATGCCAATTTAAAAATGCTGTAATCCATTTGAATAAAGTAGAATGGAAAGAAGCAAAAACAAGGACAAGCATAGTTTTAAAATTATTACACAAGCCAGATAGTATCGTTGATGATGTATTTGACTATTTAGGAGTGCGTTTTGTCGTACAAAACTCAAACGAAATTCCATTGCTACTAAAGTTATTAATTGAAGCTGATATTATTATACCACATCAAGTAGTTTCAATTAGAACTCGTAATTCATTACTTAATATCCGTCATCCTAAAAAAATATTTAGTTTTTTAAAAGATTTAAATTCTTGTGGTACTTTAACTGATCTTGAGTTTGAAAATATGTGTAAAAATATGTCTTGGTCTGCACAAACGAACGATGATAACAACAAGCGTTCAAATACGTTTAGCAGTCAACATTATCGCTCTCTTCAATTTACAGTAAGACACCTTGTTAGAACACCAAATCCCGCTTATCTTGTGCTAGAATCAATGACAAATCAACTGAGAAGATATACTGGAATTTTGCGGCAAGAACCTTGGATGGAAAGTGTTATTCCACAATATTTTGCTCACTATTTTCCTATTGAAATTCAGATGATGGATCAAGAAAGCTATGAAATGGCAAAATTTGGCCCTGCTTCACATGAACAATATAAAGCAAATCAGTTAAAAGCTGTAAGAGAAAGAGTTTTAAGTAACTTATTGACTTTTAGTTCTGAAAAATTAACGACACAGGATATTTAG